ttattttatttatgcttaatGACAGAAACACACCATTATTTCTTCCAAAACCTCTGGAGAAAAGCCAGATCAGTAAAAATGGAAACAGCAGCAACATGGATCCTGTGGGTAGGGGATAACTCTCTGGATTATCAAACACCTCCAGCCATTCCTGGGGGCTGAGAAGAAAAGAGGTATATGGTGCTACAAGGCACTTTatctgtttgctctgcaatatgtgtggccggaatgtaaaaaaaactgctaagcaaagggcccctggcctcacatttaacatgtaaagttttcaatagtagcctacagtatgctaagttcttttgaaccttatccttgttcaacggcataataactagctcattgcattgatggacacatgggtccaaatggtggctgatttgtaaccaaatattaataataattacacaatatagggtttgcaactgagtgatatccttcattttggtgtgttgctaacctgtaaaccaatgttatggtttgaaaagtgaagagtagtagtaggagaatgttgctatagtatttgactaatatgtcagtcaaaatgcagtggtcaaactaaatggccgttaaatagacaaaccacaatgtttattataataaggggcatgtgttttagacctagttagaagtttgtgaaattgtaccttatgtagggggggaatgtgcttagattctgtatcaccacctgactgtgtgcattgcctataaagacacaacttatctttgaaataggaatatgtctgatgctggcccaagtaatgtggaggcaccagggctgccaactaggcgtaaaaacaacttcatagaggaggagctggaggtgctggtagaagaggttctggcgaggttccacagtgggaaccgccaaataaccggacgcgagcgccaaacccattggcaggaaatcacaaggctcataaatgaaatatctccgtatgagcgtacaaaggttgaagtacagaaaaggtacgaattaaatttagaaataatagccctatttaactttactgactgtgtgtatttgtcaaataatatatatagatatcgctagagataaatatggatattgtgacatagtagcattagtcacctgtgaggtgaaaccaccttgtgactccaatgcatttgttgatcaggccctttgttttcagaaactaacaccatggcccttggtcacattgacataatatgtttaccacattatacgcaCTTCAAAAGAGCAaattctgtattactgtatgtgaaggttaaattgttgtgattagcaaacgtgcaatgtatttgattgaaaaatgtgtcatttagagttgaaggtactatgtgaggcaataatgtttgtctattccacagatgggcagactataaaggacgcctgaaagcgaagcttgttgagcttcacaggcatgctcaaggcactggtggggggcctcgactacgtactactttaacacccctcgaggagcgggcgagggctgcaatagccctggtggagatagttggggtgggcgacatagacactggctctagcccaccccgaacaggagaggccgctccactaggtacatgatgagtttgctttcttaatgtctgtaaagctttgtatctgtctgagtaaaagtgtcaactctcaggatgtgtgtgtgaaggtaaacttcaattgcacaatgtgtttgcctatcacatagtaggaaatgacatttacacactgaagacaaatggtctcaatatgaagggctcatcctaaaatgtcagaccataagtggcaatgtttgtatttggggagcggaaagggctgctagcacattcaagggaagctgacactttaccaatgctacatcacgcgttaaatacaaaagtggaagctgctcaaatcaatttataggccataacaggtgctgaaagggtggggttatcctgcaaggaacatacacacaacattttttcccccagcacactgctatagccagcaacagatctgccatttctactgtagataaaaatgcaaaagtctttgttgcacacatttgcaaatgtatgtttaagccatcctgccacgccaaggcgcttttgcatataggatggtcctactctaaacaatgagagtccctatatttgggccatacatatgtgtttttaaattgagagctaacttaccaaagaggtaccccagaagcctccaaatagcaatccaatgtcagcactccccctcagctactgacaccaacatgcctctcagacaaatacaaaagtggaagctgctcaaatcaatttataggccataacaggtgctgaaagggtggggttatcctgcaaggaacatacacacaacattttttcccccagcacactgctatagccagcaacagatctgccatttctactgtagataaaaatgcaaaagtctttgttgcacacatttgcaaatgtatgtttaagccatcctgccacgccaaggcgcttttgcatataggatggtcctactctaaacaatgagagtccctatatttgggccatacatatgtgtttttaaattgagagctaacttaccaaagaggtaccccagaagcctccaaatagcaatccaatgtcagcactccccctcagctactgacaccaacatgcctctcagacaaatacaaaagtggaagctgctcaaatcaatttataggccataacaggtgctgaaagggtggggttatcctgcaaggaacatacacacaacattttttcccccagcacactgctatagccagcaacagatctgccatttctactgtagataaaaatgcaaaagtctttgttgcacacatttgcaaatgtatgtttaagccatcctgccacgccaaggcgcttttgcatataggatggtcctactctaaacaatgagagtccctatatttgggccatacatatgtgtttttaaattgagagctaacttaccaaagaggtaccccagaagcctccaaatagcaatccaatgtcagcactccccctcagctactgacaccaacatgcctctcagacaaatacaaaagtggaagctgctcaaatcaatttataggccataacaggtgctgaaagggtggggttatcctgcaaggaacatacacacaacattttttcccccagcacactgctatagccagcaacagatctgccatttctactgtagataaaaatgcaaaagtctttgttgcacacatttgcaaatgtatgtttaagccatcctgccacgccaaggcgcttttgcatataggatggtcctactctaaacaatgagagtccctatatttgggccatacatatgtgtttttaaattgagagctaacttaccaaagaggtaccccagaagcctccaaatagcaatccaatgtcagcactccccctcagctactgacaccaacatgcctctcagacaaatacaaaagtggaagctgctcaaatcaatttataggccataacaggtgctgaaagggtggggttatcctgcaaggaacatacacacaacattttttcccccagcacactgctatagccagcaacagatctgccatttctactgtagataaaaatgcaaaagtctttgttgcacacatttgcaaatgtatgtttaagccatcctgccacgccaaggcgcttttgcatataggatggtcctactctaaacaatgagagtccctatatttgggccatacatatgtgtttttaaattgagagctaacttaccaaagaggtaccccagaagcctccaaatagcaatccaatgtcagcactccccctcagctactgacaccaacatgcctctcagacaaatacaaaagtggaagctgctcaaatcaatttataggccataacaggtgctgaaagggtggggttatcctgcaaggaacatacacacaacattttttcccccagcacactgctatagccagcaacagatctgccatttctactgtagataaaaatgcaaaagtctttgttgcacacatttgcaaatgtatgtttaagccatcctgccacgccaaggcgcttttgcatataggatggtcctactctaaacaatgagagtccctatatttgggccatacatatgtgtttttaaattgagagctaacttaccaaagaggtaccccagaagcctccaaatagcaatccaatgtcagcactccccctcagctactgacaccaacatgcctctcagacaaatacaaaagtggaagctgctcaaatcaatttataggccataacaggtgctgaaagggtggggttatcctgcaaggaacatacacacaacattttttcccccagcacactgctgtaagatgtttttgccaatataatatcgcaccttactcattgattctaattactttattttacttatctctctacagcatgtgagcagcaggcgcctgcttcaccggTGGATgaagaagttgcccgtgatgtggaggagcctcagctggctccagctgaatatgtaaggcagcggacacTCGCACGCGCAGCCGAAAATCTTAAAGACgtcactcttgcacagaatgttcacctgtcacacatatcaagcactgtccaacacacagATCAGCAAATCGAccgtctcactaacacactctccgatttcatgagcacacacacctctttactgacgacactcgccaccaaaattgataatttaaatacttcagtgacaaatattgcaacactcctgggtgatatcttgcatgtccactcccaacgcacctccggcacaatcccttcacccagctcagattatttgttcggcagcccccatacccagttgtctgtcgcctccgccctccctgatgtgtctgtcgcctccgccctccctgatgtgtctgttgcctccgccctccctgatgtgtctgtcgcctccgccctccctgatgtgtctgtcgcctccgccctccctgaccccgaactatgtcgtcttatgtgttttgcctttgctcgtggctatggccaatcccccgttgtgcccacttccccctcgcctgtcgtggccccatccccatcccctgaccctgcaccttcacctcgtcggacacaacccgcttgccttgccccattgcctggttcctctgactcctctacatcacgggtgacaagaagtcggagtaggggagcctcccgtCCAACCGGCTTTAAAAAAACACGGAAAaagtaatttgtattgttttaacctaacaaatatagtttaatatatgatgaaaatatgtttgtttgtttttttttataataaaaaaaaatcctactactgaaatgtctatttcttttttacggcagattccataatgttttttgtaataacaatgcttgttatcaagtctaaccatagtataatctccaaacaaactggctgattcattaacgtattcaaacaaatatgtatctaatatcagtgtgctgaccaaaaccatgccatggccctgattgagtaatgaacctagatgtcaaggatacatatttctgaatgctgctcaaaagccttttaaaatgcaagtggtgcaaaatagcaataggtttagagcacgaaaataaaaaaaatgtctgtatcctaatgtaccgcacaaatacttgatagcttatttgtacactgaaatgttcatgtcaggtaggacctctcctaccccaaaattacatctccaatgacatttttggtttacattcccctccaaactgacatgctttgcccttgcttagttactttgccttacctttccagaatgaatctggcccatggtttgctgaagaagacttaaacaagaagtgtatcaaggtaagcttcttaatgcttttgccacagtgtttctttatttgcctgactaaataattgcaaacacaacaTGCAAcaacagtgcccctttagaggtagggcaaatcattctgtcaagaaagtattgcatttgcaaactgtaacctgacacaaaggagccacaaaagacaggtgttaaggtaacccaaataaattttaatattttttttcccatgatggcacaggacaaatattgttaactactatttagTACAGGTACgaatctgtgctaattctaaaaatctaataagggatttgtatttaagattagtgctaatgcacagtgtgtggtacactcgacgtcatttagcataacagttatttacatgtaacctcatgaccttattgcactaagcacatataggttgggtctcacatttggatcttaggtgcacttaccccatcagccgctgtcatatcacggctacctgggtgccttctggtcgtcagcaacattcccgtcctccacagctccgtttgtaatcaaacacacactgtttgttctgctgcatgtgcacaggcatcttggatgcagtcaggtgatcattccagatcaaccagattcagcacctgtgatcccattaagtgctcagccaatagttgcttgggacaaaccatttaaagctgctgctgtgatctgttcattgcctgaacaacacacttctctccagtggatagttattggccccagtgtttctggctgcattacaaaatcagtgtttgtgtccacattctcagactgctcattcccctgctagattggacaatcagcaagaacatgagcaggaagatcatccaggctgctctgttcagattcagacctgctgcaggtaatcccaagggtccctgattcggatcaagaaatacagactaacgtgacagtttgacacactataagggtgtatgtagtgctgtgtgtctgactaatcatgtaagacgcaaatgaaaaagcttggagtatagatatgCTTTGGTCAGGCAAataagcacactctgtaatacaagtagactccaagaggtagtttgtccaccaaactcctctatcctgtaaagacttttccaaactctatgatctgatccccccaatccatgatagtttaaaccaatctggaaccttgaatacattattataacaaacagaccctagagtttcttacgtaatgtacactgatacattcattgttaaagtgggcacgtcacttggatttggctcccttccagttttggaaaacatttatgcaaggccaagcaattttctataacgggcaacatattatcgtgtgaagcttggtatgttgtgatttcttgccaatacagacacaggtacccattgcacacgttcaccctctataagccaaaaaaactggatgcctcacctaacaatgtaaacataaacaatatctaccagacattaatccctcaaaatactgtgtgctcggcccaacactcttggattagatcaggggtgggcaaacctgtcctcaagggccatatccagttcatgtttttaggatttctgtctgtagaaacaggtgggataattactgacccagccaaatagattaactcagctgtacatgattaaagaaatccgaaaaacatgaactggatatggcccttgaggacaggtttgcccacccctggattagatgatggtaaaggaatttgaacatggagccataatcctaaagggaggatatctgtacattaaggctttgtacttcccttgcccaaggcatggacaaatgctgcaaattattgttaacattgactagcatgtttaaacagacataggtggtattacgacacacactttgaagagaaacaaaggtggaatgttaatttgtcactactttccactttaagagggcaagctacatgaaaatggtattgagaataaatttcacatttctacaccacaataacattggagacctgcattatcaggttcagcaaacatatcaagtgactgctgcctaacaatgggtaatcagactaatgtaactagttctcatgtggagtatctatggtggctgtaagtttacatatagctgccttgaccaattagcaaactaggggcctgattcattaaggatcttatctgtcattttttgcttatcttaagctaatccactctgttcatgctcagaaaagggagataagaagcaaaagccACTGCATAAGTGACGAATTTCTTACgctaggatgaaaatccatctttgcttcactcttatctccccgtttcttcataacaataagcatcttaccttttgcacaagataagaagattactaatgattcaggccctaggtgatggtattatggccttgtagcaagactccactagcttagtgccctaatgcattccccataattgttagtgtggggtttgtgtctggcatgtgggtgttggaacactttgaaacaaagtgccactagcacaagcgaaaaatattgttatcccatttggcccagggccaaaagttggtagtgtgtgacctgacactgctaacatttttgctttctttatatacatttacctgtaatgtgatgcctatattcctacgcacatcacatgttcgctctaaaagctgaaagtgtccaaacaatttactactaagcaccaaacacacatacaaacctccacactatagccattttctaaaactatacatttaccccattgagcgtgtttgtaggctatggtgaatctgtggcaaaggagaaaataaccacacctagatttcatatattcatttaaaataaaacctgttccacaatagttttgaaagcactacacatggatttatgggtattaaaatattattcagtgcactgtagtaatggtacaaaatggcatgacaactgattgctgacacatttgcagcataggctagatttattacatatatgaattcaaatgtgctgacaaaaacaaagcaaacaaggtaatggtctgtgtgtgtaaaaattccttggattaagagatgacaatctggccagactgaagagagacataagcaggcttggagctctggggaaattcaacaacatgtagtgagacacgaattgcacaaatccaaaatccacgccaacacaccctgttgaacgaaag
The Mixophyes fleayi isolate aMixFle1 chromosome 1, aMixFle1.hap1, whole genome shotgun sequence DNA segment above includes these coding regions:
- the LOC142106811 gene encoding myb-related transcription factor, partner of profilin-like, whose amino-acid sequence is MSDAGPSNVEAPGLPTRRKNNFIEEELEVLVEEVLARFHSGNRQITGRERQTHWQEITRLINEISPYERTKVEVQKRWADYKGRLKAKLVELHRHAQGTGGGPRLRTTLTPLEERARAAIALVEIVGVGDIDTGSSPPRTGEAAPLGT